In Micromonospora sp. WMMA1363, a genomic segment contains:
- a CDS encoding histidine kinase, whose protein sequence is MGGNLSAVVGVVSLVTALTAAVFAVVRLRGRRGIATATQRATYEVLHTAGLAAEPLRAGLTAANAAKSIRHLRALVGAAGLALTDADELLSLDGHGTHHAGQLVAAARRAVAAGRSTVLGEAELRCDRVDCPIRGAVVAPLTGVDGRVVGALVAVADGAPAPGLVQATLETAHWAGNQLALAELDSSRERLARAEVRALRAQISPHFVYNALTAIGSFVRTDPDRARELILEFAEFTRYSFRAHGEFTTLAEELRSIDRYLTIERARFGDRLQVRLQIAPEVLPVTLPFLCLQPLVENAVRHGLSRKPGTGMVSIEARDAGTECHITVEDDGVGMAPAALTAGIAALAASGDPGDDPGGHVGLSNVDERLRSVFGDGFGLVVETGLGSGTKVSMRVPKFHPGVRAGS, encoded by the coding sequence GTGGGTGGCAACCTCTCCGCCGTCGTCGGCGTCGTCTCGCTGGTCACCGCGCTGACCGCGGCCGTGTTCGCGGTGGTCCGCCTGCGCGGCCGTCGGGGCATCGCCACTGCCACCCAGCGGGCCACCTACGAGGTGCTGCACACCGCCGGGCTCGCCGCGGAACCGCTGCGCGCCGGCCTCACCGCGGCGAACGCGGCGAAATCCATCCGCCATCTGCGGGCCCTGGTCGGGGCGGCCGGGTTGGCACTGACCGACGCCGACGAGCTGCTCAGCCTCGACGGGCACGGCACGCACCATGCGGGTCAACTGGTCGCGGCGGCCCGACGGGCGGTGGCGGCCGGCCGGTCGACGGTGCTCGGCGAGGCGGAGCTGCGCTGCGACCGGGTCGACTGCCCGATCCGGGGTGCCGTGGTCGCGCCGCTGACCGGCGTCGACGGACGGGTCGTCGGGGCCCTCGTCGCCGTTGCCGACGGCGCGCCCGCCCCCGGTCTGGTGCAGGCAACCCTGGAGACCGCCCACTGGGCCGGCAACCAGCTCGCCCTGGCCGAGCTGGATTCCTCCCGGGAGCGGCTGGCCCGGGCCGAGGTCCGCGCGCTGCGCGCGCAGATCAGCCCACACTTCGTCTACAACGCGCTGACCGCGATCGGCTCGTTCGTCCGCACCGACCCGGACCGGGCCCGGGAGCTGATCCTGGAGTTCGCCGAGTTCACCCGCTACTCGTTCCGAGCGCACGGTGAGTTCACCACCCTCGCCGAGGAGCTGCGCTCGATCGACCGCTACCTGACCATCGAGCGGGCCCGGTTCGGCGACCGGCTCCAGGTGCGCCTTCAGATCGCGCCGGAGGTGCTGCCGGTGACCCTGCCGTTCCTCTGCCTCCAACCACTGGTCGAGAACGCGGTGCGGCACGGGTTGTCCCGCAAGCCTGGCACGGGCATGGTGAGCATCGAGGCCCGGGACGCGGGCACCGAGTGTCACATCACCGTGGAGGACGACGGGGTGGGGATGGCTCCGGCCGCGCTGACCGCCGGGATCGCCGCTCTGGCCGCGAGCGGCGACCCGGGCGACGACCCGGGTGGCCACGTGGGCCTCTCCAACGTTGACGAGCGGCTCCGGTCGGTCTTCGGGGACGGCTTCGGCTTGGTGGTGGAGACGGGCCTCGGCTCGGGCACGAAGGTCAGCATGCGGGTGCCGAAGTTCCACCCGGGTGTACGGGCGGGCTCATGA
- a CDS encoding sugar transferase gives MGEVTASLQRPVTNEGRSELVRHGDSFEIQPPTPLSHNGVPRSAWARARRRVSRWHRPYTAVLLLLDFAAAAFASFTAIRTFDQARAGFYQAHDDPTWFYLVAFGLLPLGWLVVLWFNRAYDRRYLGLGPEEFKRVLRGGVAVCATVSFLAFATKTDLSRFTVGTALLVALVLILLGRILARFVLHVVRRNAGQAGHRMVLVGTLPECLEVYRSVTRSPAAGLVPVAIHITDGYAAARGVQTPVPIYAGRDVLALVREVGGDTIAVCGSASAEGELRRLAWQLEGSGVDLVVAPQLTDIAGPRVHIRPIEGLPLLLVEEPTLSGPALLAKNLLDRAAAGLGLLLLIPAFLVIAVAIRISDRGPVFFRQPRVGHEGRIFRVWKFRTMYTDAEERLAGLVDRNENDGMLFKIKQDPRVFPVGRFLRASSLDELPQLINVFKGEMSLVGPRPLPADDGDFLGDVRRRLLVKPGITGLWQVSGRSDLSWDETVRLDLYYVDNWSLAYDLSILWRTVGVVLARKGAY, from the coding sequence ATGGGTGAGGTGACAGCAAGCCTCCAGCGCCCGGTAACCAACGAAGGCCGGAGCGAACTCGTGCGGCACGGCGATAGCTTCGAGATCCAGCCGCCGACACCGCTGTCCCACAACGGCGTACCCCGGTCGGCGTGGGCCCGCGCCCGGCGCCGGGTATCCCGGTGGCACCGTCCCTACACCGCGGTCCTGCTGCTGCTGGACTTCGCCGCCGCAGCGTTCGCCAGCTTCACCGCCATCCGCACCTTCGACCAGGCCCGGGCCGGCTTCTACCAGGCCCACGACGACCCGACCTGGTTCTACCTGGTGGCGTTCGGGCTGTTGCCGCTCGGCTGGCTGGTCGTCCTCTGGTTCAACCGGGCGTACGACCGGCGTTACCTGGGCCTCGGGCCGGAAGAATTCAAGCGGGTGCTCCGCGGCGGGGTGGCGGTCTGCGCCACCGTCTCCTTCCTGGCGTTCGCCACCAAGACCGACCTGTCCCGGTTCACGGTCGGCACCGCGCTCCTCGTCGCCCTGGTACTGATTTTGCTGGGCCGTATCCTGGCCCGCTTCGTGCTGCACGTGGTGCGGCGCAACGCCGGTCAGGCCGGGCACCGGATGGTGCTGGTGGGCACCCTGCCGGAGTGTCTTGAGGTCTACCGGTCGGTCACCCGTAGCCCGGCCGCCGGCCTGGTCCCGGTCGCCATCCACATCACCGACGGGTACGCGGCCGCCCGGGGCGTGCAGACGCCGGTCCCGATCTACGCGGGGCGGGATGTACTCGCCCTGGTCCGTGAGGTCGGTGGCGACACGATCGCGGTCTGCGGGTCGGCCAGTGCCGAGGGCGAGCTGCGCCGACTGGCCTGGCAGCTGGAAGGCTCGGGCGTCGACCTGGTCGTCGCCCCGCAGCTGACCGACATCGCCGGTCCCCGGGTGCACATCCGCCCGATCGAGGGCCTGCCGCTGCTGCTCGTGGAGGAGCCGACCCTTTCCGGCCCAGCACTGCTGGCGAAGAACCTGCTCGACCGGGCGGCCGCGGGGCTCGGCCTGCTGCTGCTGATCCCGGCCTTCCTCGTGATCGCCGTCGCGATCCGGATCTCCGATCGGGGTCCGGTCTTCTTCCGGCAGCCCCGGGTCGGCCACGAGGGACGGATCTTCCGGGTCTGGAAGTTCCGCACCATGTACACCGATGCCGAGGAGCGGCTGGCCGGGCTGGTCGACCGGAACGAGAACGACGGCATGCTCTTCAAGATCAAGCAGGATCCCCGGGTGTTCCCGGTGGGCCGCTTCCTACGCGCCTCCTCGCTCGACGAGCTACCCCAGCTGATCAACGTGTTCAAGGGTGAGATGTCGCTGGTCGGACCGCGTCCGCTGCCCGCCGACGACGGCGACTTCCTCGGCGACGTCCGGCGACGGCTACTGGTCAAGCCCGGCATCACGGGCCTGTGGCAGGTCTCCGGCCGCTCCGACCTGTCCTGGGATGAGACGGTCCGGCTGGACCTCTACTACGTCGACAACTGGTCGCTGGCGTACGACCTGAGCATCCTGTGGCGGACGGTCGGCGTGGTGCTCGCCCGCAAGGGCGCCTACTAG
- a CDS encoding DNA-formamidopyrimidine glycosylase family protein has product MPELPEVEALADYLRQRAVGRRVDRLEVAAISALKTYDPTPAATGGRVITDARRHGKFLDVVLGDDLHVVVHLARAGWLHYREAFGSNAPLRPGKGPVALRVRLDDGSGFDLTEAGTQKSLAVYLAADPAAVPGVARLGPDALAAAPVTFAERIRSRRGQVKGVLTDQAVLAGVGNAYSDEILHAARLSPFALTNRLTDEQLAALYTATREVLGDAVSRSVGQRAAELKGEKRSGLRVHARTGLPCPVCGDTVREVSFADSSLQYCPTCQTGGKPLADRRLSRLVR; this is encoded by the coding sequence GTGCCCGAACTACCGGAGGTTGAGGCGCTCGCGGACTATCTGCGGCAGCGCGCGGTGGGGCGGCGGGTCGACCGCCTGGAGGTCGCGGCCATCAGCGCCCTGAAGACGTACGACCCGACGCCGGCGGCCACCGGCGGACGGGTGATCACCGACGCGCGGCGGCACGGCAAGTTTCTGGACGTGGTGCTCGGCGACGACCTGCACGTGGTGGTCCACCTGGCCCGGGCGGGATGGCTGCACTACCGGGAGGCGTTCGGATCGAACGCCCCGCTGCGCCCCGGGAAGGGGCCGGTCGCGCTCCGGGTACGCCTCGACGACGGTTCCGGGTTCGACCTGACCGAGGCCGGCACGCAGAAGAGCCTCGCCGTGTACCTGGCGGCCGATCCGGCCGCGGTGCCCGGGGTGGCCCGGCTCGGCCCCGACGCGCTCGCCGCCGCCCCAGTCACCTTCGCCGAGCGGATCCGCAGCCGCCGTGGGCAGGTCAAGGGCGTGCTCACCGACCAGGCGGTACTGGCCGGGGTGGGCAACGCGTACTCCGACGAGATTCTGCACGCGGCGAGGCTGTCGCCGTTCGCGCTGACCAACCGGTTGACCGACGAGCAGCTCGCCGCCCTGTACACCGCGACGCGGGAGGTGCTCGGTGACGCGGTGTCCCGGTCGGTGGGCCAGCGGGCGGCCGAGCTGAAGGGCGAGAAGCGCTCCGGGTTGAGGGTCCACGCGCGGACCGGGCTGCCATGTCCGGTTTGTGGCGACACCGTGCGGGAGGTATCGTTCGCTGATTCCAGCCTCCAGTACTGTCCGACCTGCCAGACCGGCGGCAAGCCGCTCGCCGACCGACGGTTGTCCCGGTTGGTACGGTGA
- a CDS encoding glycosyltransferase family 4 protein has protein sequence MRVVVAHNRYREAQPSGENTIVDAEIAQLTAVGVEVLPFLRSSDEIRSMSRGAKALLPISPIYAPRAQQELGRLLTEHRPDLLHLHNPYPLLSPWVVRTAHRHGVPVVQTVHNYRQVCSSGLYFRDGVICQDCRGRALGVPAIVHRCYRGSRAQSALMATTLAVHRGTWRSVDRFIALTSAVADHLRDYGIPDSRIAVKPNAIPDPGVPAPLGAGFLFLGRLSPEKGLNLLLDAWRRHPVGALGPLRIAGDGELRALVEAAAAERTDVTFLGPLDRAGVRAALAGSAVVLATSTWHDVLPTVIIEALAAGRPVLGTALGGIPYLVGADTPREPAGTGPAVVATAAAPLSGTGESVPGGTVATGGSALPAGLLTGEAGWVVPPEPAALAAALPVAAANAAGAAPAARLRYERTFHPDVATKRLVDIYAEVIRAPRPAH, from the coding sequence ATGAGAGTGGTGGTGGCGCACAACCGGTACCGGGAGGCCCAGCCGTCCGGCGAGAACACGATCGTTGACGCGGAGATCGCCCAACTGACCGCGGTCGGGGTTGAGGTGCTGCCGTTCCTGCGCAGCTCCGACGAGATCCGGTCGATGTCCCGGGGTGCCAAGGCACTGCTGCCGATCTCCCCGATCTACGCTCCCCGGGCCCAGCAGGAACTGGGCCGGCTGCTCACCGAGCACCGACCGGACCTGCTGCACCTGCACAACCCGTACCCCCTGCTGTCGCCCTGGGTGGTGCGGACCGCCCACCGGCACGGCGTGCCGGTGGTGCAGACGGTGCACAACTACCGGCAGGTCTGCTCCTCGGGGCTGTACTTCCGTGACGGCGTGATCTGCCAGGACTGCCGCGGCCGGGCGCTGGGCGTACCGGCGATCGTGCACCGCTGCTACCGGGGCTCGCGGGCACAGAGCGCGCTGATGGCGACGACGCTCGCGGTGCACCGGGGCACCTGGCGGTCGGTGGACCGCTTCATCGCGCTTACCAGCGCGGTCGCCGACCATCTGCGGGACTACGGCATTCCAGACAGCCGGATCGCGGTGAAGCCGAACGCCATCCCAGATCCGGGTGTTCCGGCCCCGCTCGGCGCCGGCTTCCTCTTCCTCGGTCGGCTCTCCCCCGAGAAGGGGCTGAATCTGCTGCTCGATGCCTGGCGCCGGCACCCGGTGGGCGCGCTCGGGCCGCTGCGTATCGCCGGTGACGGCGAGCTGCGGGCCCTGGTCGAGGCCGCTGCGGCGGAGCGGACGGACGTGACCTTCCTCGGTCCGCTGGACCGGGCCGGTGTCCGGGCCGCGCTGGCGGGGAGCGCGGTGGTGCTGGCCACCTCCACCTGGCACGACGTGCTGCCGACCGTGATCATCGAGGCGCTGGCCGCCGGCCGTCCGGTGCTCGGCACCGCCCTCGGTGGGATCCCGTACCTGGTCGGCGCCGACACGCCGCGCGAGCCTGCCGGCACCGGCCCGGCCGTCGTGGCCACCGCCGCTGCCCCGTTGTCCGGCACCGGCGAGTCGGTTCCGGGCGGGACGGTGGCGACTGGGGGCAGTGCCCTGCCGGCCGGGCTCCTGACCGGGGAGGCGGGTTGGGTGGTGCCACCGGAGCCGGCCGCGCTGGCCGCCGCCCTGCCGGTGGCCGCCGCCAACGCCGCGGGGGCGGCGCCGGCCGCCCGGCTGCGCTACGAGCGCACCTTCCACCCGGATGTGGCCACCAAGCGCCTGGTCGACATCTACGCGGAGGTGATCCGCGCCCCGCGTCCCGCCCACTGA